The Coturnix japonica isolate 7356 unplaced genomic scaffold, Coturnix japonica 2.1 chrUnrandom1080, whole genome shotgun sequence genome segment AAGCCCGGCCCTATCAGCTAAGCCTGGCCCTATCAGCTAAGCCCGGCCCTATCAGCTAAGCCTGGCTCTATCAGCTAAGCCTGGCTCTATCAGATAAGCCTGACCCTATCAGATAAGCCTGACCCTATCAGATAAGCACGGCCCCCCATTAaatcagcacagccccataaggCTGGCTCTCCTCCTGAGCCCTTTCTTATCTCCCTCCCTTATCTCCCTCCTTATCATTCCAGCTACGTGGTGGTGATGCCCAAGAAGCGCCAGGCCCTGGTGGAGTTTGAGGACATCCTGGGTGCCTGCAATGCCGTTAATTACGCGGCTGACAACCAGATTTACATTGCTGGCCATCCGGCCTTCGTCAACTATTCCACCAGCCAGAAGATATCGAGGCCTGGGGACAGCGACGACTCCCGCGGCGTCAACAACGTGTTGCTCTTCACTATTCTCAACCCTATTTACTCTATTACAACGGTGAGTTTGGGGGGGGTCCTCATTCACCCCAATGGTATCAACCCTATTTATCACAACAGTGAgtttttggggggggtcctcaTTCACCCCAATGGTATCAACCCTATTTACTCTATTACAACAGTgagtttgggggggggtcctcatTCATCCCAATGCCATCTTAACCCCATTTACTCTATTACAACAATCAATTtagggggggttatgggggtcttgggggggggtcctcatTCATCCCAATGCCATCTTAACCCCATTTACTCTATTACAACAATCAATTtagggggggttatgggggtcctGAGAGGCCTCACTCACCCTAATGCCACCTCAACCCCATTTATTCTATCACAGCAGTGAGTCTGGGGGGGGTTAGGGGGTCCTCATTCACCCCAATGGCATTTCAGCCCCATTGACTATCACAACAGTGAGTGTGTGAGGGGGGCAGGTCCTCACTCACCCTATTACCATCTTAATGGCCTTAAATCTGCTTGTCCCATTGCTTTGCCCTGTGCTTGTGTAGCttatgggggctgtggggtccatttggggttGTTGCTGTGCCTTATGCTGATCCCTTATCTCTTGTTTGCTTCCAGGATGTGCTCTACACCATCTGCAACCCCTGTGGCCCCGTGCAGAGGATCGTTATCTTCAGGAAGAACGGAGTCCAGGCGATGGTGGAATATCCTTTGATGCATCAGAGCAACTCAGTCGTGTTctgctgctatggggctgatcAGAACCAGCTCAAatggagctatggggctgctcAGAACCAGCTCAAATGGAGCTATGNNNNNNNNNNNNNNNNNNNNNNNNNNNNNNNNNNNNNNNNNNNNNNNNNNNNNNNNNNNNNNNNNNNNNNNNNNNNNNNNNNNNNNNNNNNNNNNNNNNNNNNNNNNNNNNNNNNNNNNNNNNNNNNNNNNNNNNNNNNNNNNNNNNNNNNNNNNNNNNNNNNNNNNNNNNNNNNNNNNNNNNNNNNNNNNNNNNNNNNNNNNNNNNNNNNNNNNNNNNNNNNNNNNNNNNNNNNNNNNNNNNNNNNNNNNNNNNNNNNNNNNNNNNNNNNNNNNNNNNNNNNNNNNNNNNNNNNNNNNNNNNNNNNNNNNNNNNNNNNNNNNNNNNNNNNNNNNNNNNNNNNNNNNNNNNNNNNNNNNNNNNNNNNNNNNNNNNNNNNNNNNNNNNNNNNNNNNNNNNNNNNNNNNNNNNNNNNNNNNNNNNNNNNNNNNNNNNNNNNNNNNNNNNNNNNNNNNNNNNNNNNNNNNNNNNNNNNNNNNNNNNNNNNNNNNNNNNNNNNNNNNNNNNNNNNNNNNNNNNNNNNNNNNNNNNNNNNNNNNNNNNNNNNNNNNNNNNNNNNNNNNNNNNNNNNNNNNNNNNNNNNNNNNNNNNNNNNNNNNNNNNNNNNNNNNNNNNNNNNNNNNNNNNNNNNNNNNNNNNNNNNNNNNNNNNNNNNNNNNNNNNNNNNNNNNNNNNNNNNNNNNNNNNNNNNNNNNNNNNNNNNNNNNNNNNNNNNNNNNNNNNNNNNNNNNNNNNNNNNNNNNNNNNNNNNNNNNNNNNNNNNNNNNNNNNNNNNNNNNNNNNNNNNNNNNNNNNNNNNNNNNNNNNNNNNNNNNNNNNNNNNNNNNNNNNNNNNNNNNNNNNNNNNNNNNNNNNNNNNNNNNNNNNNNNNNNNNNNNNNNNNNNNNNNNNNNNNNNNNNNNNNNNNNNNNNNNNNNNNNNNNNNNNNNNNNNNNNNNNNNNNNNNNNNNNNNNNNNNNNNNNNNNNNNNNNNNNNNNNNNNNNNNNNNNNNNNNNNNNNNNNNNNNNNNNNNNNNNNNNNNNNNNNNNNNNNNNNNNNNNNNNNNNNNNNNNNNNNNNNNNNNNNNNNNNNNNNNNNNNNNNNNNNNNNNNNNNNNNNNNNNNNNNNNNNNNNNNNNNNNNNNNNNNNNNNNNNNNNNNNNNNNNNNNNNNNNNNNNNNNNNNNNNNNNNNNNNNNNNNNNNNNNNNNNNNNNNNNNNNNNNNNNNNNNNNNNNNNNNNNNNNNNNNNNNNNNNNNNNNNNNNNNNNNNNNNNNNNNNNNNNNNNNNNNNNNNNNNNNNNNNNNNNNNNNNNNNNNNNNNNNNNNNNNNNNNNNNNNNNNNNNNNNNNNNNNNNNNNNNNNNNNNNNNNNNNNNNNNNNNNNNNNNNNNNNNNNNNNNNNNNNNNNNNNNNNNNNNNNNNNNNNNNNNNNNNNNNNNNNNNNNNNNNNNNNNNNNNNNNNNNNNNNNNNNNNNNNNNNNNNNNNNNNNNNNNNNNNNNNNNNNNNNNNNNNNNNNNNNNNNNNNNNNNNNNNNNNNNNNNNNNNNNNNNNNNNNNNNNNNNNNNNNNNNNNNNNNNNNNNNNNNNNNNNNNNNNNNNNNNNNNNNNNNNNNNNNNNNNNNNNNNNNNNNNNNNNNNNNNNNNNNNNNNNNNNNNNNNNNNNNNNNNNNNNNNNNNNNNNNNNNNNNNNNNNNNNNNNNNNNNNNNNNNNNNNNNNNNNNNNNNNNNNNNNNNNNNNNNNNNNNNNNNNCCCCCTCCCATCCCTCTCttcccccctccatccctcccttgGGTCTTTAAGCTCCAAAGCAAGCAATGGCATTACATGAcccccccccttctcctcctttaaGGTACATTCCAGGGCTGTGTGTTATTGAAAGAGATGGaattgggttgggggggggggaatacaGTAACATGGCCTTTCCCAGCTCCAAGCACATAAAAAGCGGGGGGACCTTTCAGCGTTGGAAGTCCCGAATGAAGCTGTTCACATCCCTCACAACATCCACACAGTGTTAGAAAACCAATTATAAGCCAAACAAAATCCAAATCCTCATTGGAGAGAgttgagagagagagacagaaagaaacagacagagagagagaaaggaacaaaaaacacatcagCATCCAAAAGGTGAGCAAGCTCATTCAGAACAAGAACATCACAGCTTGGCAGCTCATTCAGAACAAGAACATCACACCTTGGTGGCAGCTTATTAAGACCAAGAACATCACATCTTTTGAGCTCATTCAGACCAAGACCATCACACGTTGGCAGCTTATTCAGACCAAGAACATTAAGACCAAGAATATCACACCTTGTGAGCTCATTCAGACCATCACACCTTGGCAGCTTATTAAGACCAAGAACATTAAGACCAAGAACATTAAGACCAAGAACATGACACCTTGTGAGCTCATTCAGATCTAGAACATCACATCTTGGCAGCTTATTAAGACCAAGAACATTACACCTTGTGTGCTTATTAAAACCGAGAACATCACACCTTGGTGGCAGCTCATTAAGACCAAGAACACCAAGAACATCACACCTTGTGAGTTCATTCAGACCAAGAACATCACACCTTGGCAGCTTATTAAGACCAAGAACATCACACCTTATGAGCTCATTAAGACCATCACACCTTGGCAGCTCATTCAGACCAAGAACATTAATACCGAGAACATCACACCTTGTGAGCTCATTAAGACCAAGAACACCAAGAACATGACACCTTGGTGGCAGCTCATTCAGACCAAGAACATTAATACCGAGAACATCACACCTTGGCAGCTTATTAAGACTTGGTGGCAGCTCATTCAGCCCAAGAACATTAAGACCAAGAATATCACACCTTGTGAGCTCATTCACACCAAGAACATCACACCATGGCACCTTATTAAGACCAAGAACATGACACCCTGTGAGCTTATTAAGACCATCACACCTTGGCAGCCCATTCAGACCAAGAACATTCAGACCAAGACCATCACACCTTGGCAGCTTATTAAGACCAAGAACATGACAGTTGTGAGGTCATTCAGACCAAGAACACCAAGAACATCACACCTTGGCAGCATATTAAGACCAAGAACATTAAGACCAAGAACATTAAGACCAAGAACATCACACCTTGGTGGCAGCTTATTCAGACCAAGAACATTAAGACCAAGAACATCACACCCTGTGAGCTTATTAAGACCATCACACCTTGGCAGCTTATTCAGACCATGAACATTAAGACCAAGAACATTAAGACCAAGAACATCACACCTTGGCAGCTTATTAAGACCAGAACAACACACCTTGGTGGCAGCTTATTAAGACCAAGAACATGACACCTTGTGAGCTTATTATGACCATCACACCTTGGCAGCCCATTCAGACCAAGAATATTAAGACCAAGAATATCACACCTTGGCAGCTTATTAAGACCAAGAACATGACAGTTGTGAGGTCATTCAGACCAAGAACACCAAGAACATCACACCTTGGCAGCTTATTAAGACCAAGAACATTAAGCCCAAGAACATCACACCTTGTGAGCTCATTCAGACCAAGAACATCACAGCTTGGCAGCTTATTAAGACCAAGAACATTAAGACCAAGAACATCACACCTTGGCAGCTTATTAAGACCAAGAACATTAAGACCAAGAACATGACACCTTGTGAGCTCATTCAGACCAAGAACATGACAGTTGTGAGCTCATTCAGACCAAGAACACCAAGAACATCACACCTTGGCAGCCCATTAAGACCAAGAACATTAAGACCAAGAACATTAAGACCAAGAACATGACACCTTGGCAGCTTATTAAGACCAAGAACATTAAGACCAAGAACATCACACCTTGGCAGCTTATTCAGACCAGAACAACACACCTTGGTGGCAGCTTATTAAGGCCAAGAACATGACACCTTGTGAGCTTATTATGACCATCACACCTTGGCAGCCCATTAAGACCAAGAACATTCAGACCAAGAACATGACACCTTGGCAGCTTATTCAGACCAAGAACATCACACCTTGGCAGCCCATTAAGACCAAGAACATGACACCTTGGCAGCTCATTCAGACCAGAACAACACACCTTGGTGGCAGCTCATTAAGACCAAGAACATTCAGCCCAAGAACACGACACCGTTGTGTACCCAAGgactctgcagcacagaggggagCAGCACCACAAGCATTCCCTCCCATTACTCTAATCCAACCCCCAGACCCAGCGGCAGGACGGAGTCGAGGCCCTATTCCAGCCCATTAGGATTTGCTGTCGTTG includes the following:
- the LOC107307848 gene encoding uncharacterized protein LOC107307848; the encoded protein is MPKKRQALVEFEDILGACNAVNYAADNQIYIAGHPAFVNYSTSQKISRPGDSDDSRGVNNVLLFTILNPIYSITTDVLYTICNPCGPVQRIVIFRKNGVQAMVEYPLMHQSNSVVFCCYGADQNQLKWSYGAAQNQLKWSTFQGCVLLKEMELGWGGGNTLIKTKNITPCVLIKTENITPWWQLIKTKNTKNITPCEFIQTKNITPWQLIKTKNITPYELIKTITPWQLIQTKNINTENITPCELIKTKNTKNMTPWWQLIQTKNINTENITPWQLIKTWWQLIQPKNIKTKNITPCELIHTKNITPWHLIKTKNMTPCELIKTITPWQPIQTKNIQTKTITPWQLIKTKNMTVTKNTKNITPWQLIKTKNIKPKNITPCELIQTKNITAWQLIKTKNIKTKNITPWQLIKTKNIKTKNMTPCEPGGNPNKRQRQPPLLGDHPAEYGGPHGGYHGHYHDEGYGPPPPHYEGRRMGPPVGGHRRGPSRYGPQYGHPPPPPPPPEYGPHADSPVLMVYGLDQSKMNCDRVFNIFCLYGNVEKVGRVGRPPLSPLYTSLVPPLYPLCPTLPPFISSISPP